One window from the genome of Malus domestica chromosome 01, GDT2T_hap1 encodes:
- the LOC103445738 gene encoding ABC transporter B family member 19-like, producing MQMGKKKGATVENEKAELVIAETVGFSKLLSYADALDWTMMLLGTLGSVVHGMAFPVGYLLLGKALNAFGSNINDTEGMVKALKKVIPYVWYMAFATFPAGIVEIGCWMYSSERQVARLRLAYLRAVLSQEIGAFDTDLTSGKIISGISYHMSIIQDAIGEKMGHFLSCLATFFSGILIAAICCWEVALLTLVVVPLILVIGGTYTKKMNSISATRVLYQSDATAMVEQTISQIKTVYAFVGESSAIKSFSDCMAKQYLLSKGEALIKGVGTGMLQSVSFGSWAFIIWVGAVVVTAKRASGGDVLAAVMCILFGAISLTYAAPDMQIFNQATAAGTAVFQVINRKPVISYNSEGKILEEIHGNIDIHEVHFSYPSRPDRAILQGFSLSIPAGKTVAFVGSSGCGKSTIISLVARFYDPLKGEILIDNHNIKDLDLKFLRKNVGAVSQEPALFAGSISDNMKVGKMDAEDEEIQKAAVMANAHTFISQLPDQYSTEVGQRGVQLSGGQKQRIAIARAILKNPPILLLDEATSALDSESEKVVQDALDKAMQGRTVILIAHRLSTIINADMIAVVENGRVSETGTHHSLLDSSKFYNNLFSMQNINPIRDSRETSTSEEPTNTQQQISLEEMEQDKEPWEPDSNLKESPKHEELEKSKRAIFFRIWYGLQKEDLGRIALSSFAAAFSGISKPVFGYFIITIGVKYVKPDAKRHVEIYSIIFSLLGFLSLFSHTVQHYLFGIIGEKAMTNLRLALYSGVLRNEIGWYEKPENGIGSLTSRIINDTSMVKTIIADRMSVIVQCISSILIATGVSMYVNWRMGLVAWAVMPCHFIGGLVQAKSAKGFSGDAAAAHAELVTLASESATNIRTVASFCHEDHILRKARISLENPKKRCRRESIKYGIIQGISLCLWNIAHAVALWYTTVLVDKNQASFENGIRAYQIFSLTVPSITELWTLIPTVISAIGVLTPAFQTLDRKTEIEPDTPESSNPDRIKGDIEFQNVKFNYPLRPEVTVLNDFSLQIEAGRKVAFVGPSGAGKSSVLALLLRFYDPMEGRILIDGKEIREYNLRWLRRQIGLVQQEPLLFSSSIKANICYGTEEASEAEIVEVSREANIYEFICNLPDGYETVVGEKGCQLSGGQKQRIAIARTLLKRPAILLLDEATSALDAESEQSVVSALEAINLRSLSKTTQITIAHRLSTIIHSDTIVVMDKGKIVETGSHSALITASEGVYSRLYQLQNLGEE from the exons AAATCGGGTGCTGGATGTACTCGAGTGAAAGGCAAGTGGCACGGTTAAGATTGGCGTATCTTCGAGCTGTCCTTAGCCAGGAGATTGGAGCTTTTGATACAGATTTAACCAGTGGAAAAATCATCAGCGGAATCAGTTACCACATGAGTATCATACAAGATGCAATTGGAGAGAAG ATGGGGCATTTTCTGTCATGCTTGGCAACTTTCTTTTCTGGAATTTTGATTGCTGCCATATGCTGTTGGGAAGTGGCACTGCTGACCTTGGTGGTTGTTCCTTTGATTCTTGTAATCGGAGGCACTTACACAAAGAAAATGAACTCCATCTCCGCCACTAGAGTGCTTTACCAGTCAGACGCTACGGCTATGGTAGAACAG ACAATATCTCAAATCAAAACCGTATATGCATTTGTTGGAGAAAGTTCTGCGATCAAGTCCTTTTCGGATTGCATGGCAAAACAGTATTTGCTAAGCAAAGGAGAGGCTCTGATAAAGGGAGTTGGCACAGGAATGCTTCAATCTGTGTCTTTCGGTTCTTGGGCTTTCATCATTTGGGTTGGTGCTGTTGTAGTCACAGCCAAGAGAGCAAGCGGGGGAGACGTTCTAGCAGCAGTGATGTGCATTCTATTTGGAGCTAT ATCACTGACTTATGCTGCACCGGACATGCAAATCTTCAATCAGGCAACAGCTGCAGGAACTGCAGTTTTCCAAGTGATCAATAGAAAGCCGGTCATAAGCTACAATTCAGAAGGGAAGATACTTGAGGAGATTCATGGCAACATTGACATCCATGAAGTGCACTTTTCCTACCCGTCCAGGCCGGACAGAGCCATCCTTCAAGGGTTTTCATTGTCGATTCCAGCAGGAAAGACAGTAGCCTTTGTTGGGAGCAGTGGGTGTGGAAAGAGTACAATCATCTCCCTAGTTGCAAGATTCTATGATCCCTTAAAAG GAGAGATTCTGATCGACAACCATAACATCAAGGATCTTGACTTGAAGTTCCTGAGGAAAAACGTAGGAGCAGTTTCGCAAGAACCGGCACTGTTTGCAGGATCCATCAGCGACAACATGAAAGTAGGTAAGATGGATGCAGAAGATGAAGAGATCCAGAAAGCAGCAGTCATGGCTAATGCACATACTTTCATATCCCAACTTCCAGACCAGTACTCAACAGAG GTGGGACAAAGGGGAGTCCAGTTATCAGGAGGGCAAAAACAGAGAATCGCCATAGCAAGAGCAATTCTAAAAAATCCTCCAATTCTTCTGCTTGACGAGGCCACGAGTGCTCTTGATTCGGAGTCAGAAAAGGTGGTTCAAGATGCCCTTGACAAGGCTATGCAGGGAAGGACAGTCATCCTGATCGCACACAGGCTCTCAACGATTATCAATGCAGATATGATTGCTGTGGTAGAAAATGGACGAGTTTCAGAAACAGGGACGCACCACAGCTTGCTTGACAGCAGCAAATTCTACAATAACTTGTTTTCTATGCAGAACATCAACCCAATTCGCGACTCGAG AGAAACTAGTACCTCTGAAGAACCTACAAACACGCAACAACAGATTTCGCTTGAAGAGATGGAACAAGACAAGGAACCTTGGGAGCCTGACAGCAATCTTAAGGAGTCTCCCAAGCATGAAGAACTGGAAAAAAGCAAAAGAGCTATATTCTTCAGGATCTGGTATGGCTTGCAAAAGGAAGACCTCGGAAGGATTGCTCTCAGTTCCTTCGCAGCAGCTTTCTCAGGCATATCAAAGCCTGTCTTTGGGTATTTCATTATAACTATTGGAGTAAAATACGTTAAGCCAGACGCTAAGAGGCACGTTGAAATATATTCAATCATCTTCTCTCTACTAGGATTTCTTTCGTTGTTCTCTCACACCGTGCAACATTACTTGTTTGGAATAATTGGAGAGAAGGCCATGACAAACCTAAGACTCGCTCTCTATTCAG GTGTACTACGCAATGAAATCGGATGGTATGAGAAACCTGAGAACGGCATTGGTTCGCTTACTTCACGGATCATCAATGACACCTCGATGGTGAAGACCATAATTGCTGATCGTATGTCTGTCATCGTTCAGTGCATCTCCTCCATACTGATTGCAACAGGTGTCAGCATGTATGTTAACTGGAGAATGGGATTGGTAGCTTGGGCTGTGATGCCTTGCCACTTCATTGGTGGTTTGGTTCAAGCCAAGTCTGCCAAAGGGTTTTCGGGTGATGCAGCTGCTGCACATGCTGAACTTGTTACTCTTGCTTCTGAGTCTGCAACCAACATAAGAACTGTGGCATCCTTCTGTCACGAAGATCATATACTCAGAAAAGCCAGAATATCTCTAGAAAACCCCAAGAAGAGGTGCAGGAGAGAAAGTATCAAGTACGGCATAATTCAGGGTATTTCCCTTTGCTTATGGAACATTGCGCATGCTGTTGCGTTGTGGTATACGACAGTTTTGGTTGATAAAAACCAAGCAAGCTTTGAAAATGGCATAAGAGCCTACCAGATTTTTTCTCTCACAGTACCTTCAATTACAGAGCTATGGACATTGATTCCCACTGTCATCTCTGCCATCGGTGTGCTAACTCCTGCATTCCAAACCCTTGACCGCAAAACTGAAATCGAACCAGATACACCAGAAAGTTCAAATCCTGACAGAATTAAAGGGGATATTGAATTTCAGAATGTCAAGTTCAATTACCCTTTAAGACCGGAAGTAACTGTCCTGAACGATTTCAGTTTACAAATTGAAGCTGGAAGAAAGGTTGCTTTTGTTGGCCCAAGTGGAGCTGGAAAATCTTCCGTACTGGCCCTTCTGCTCCGATTTTATGATCCAATGGAAGGAAGAATACTCATCGACGGAAAGGAGATAAGGGAATACAATTTGAGGTGGCTGAGGAGACAAATAGGACTAGTGCAACAAGAGCCTCTTCTTTTTAGCTCCTCAATCAAAGCCAATATCTGCTATGGGACCGAGGAGGCTTCTGAAGCTGAAATTGTGGAGGTAtctagggaagcaaacatataTGAATTTATATGTAACTTGCCTGACGGATATGAAACTGTTGTTGGGGAGAAGGGCTGCCAACTTTCAGGAGGACAAAAGCAAAGAATAGCCATAGCTAGGACACTGCTAAAGAGGCCTGCAATTCTGCTCCTCGATGAAGCAACCAGTGCCCTTGATGCTGAATCTGAGCAGTCCGTGGTGAGCGCATTGGAAGCAATAAACTTGAGAAGTCTGTCAAAAACCACACAAATTACAATTGCACATAGGCTTTCCACAATAATACACTCCGATACCATTGTCGTCATGGATAAAGGCAAGATTGTGGAGACAGGTTCACACTCAGCCCTGATAACAGCATCAGAAGGAGTTTACTCGAGATTATATCAGCTGCAGAACTTGGGAGAAGAGTAA